The following coding sequences are from one Arachis hypogaea cultivar Tifrunner chromosome 7, arahy.Tifrunner.gnm2.J5K5, whole genome shotgun sequence window:
- the LOC140174534 gene encoding F-box/kelch-repeat protein At3g06240-like, whose product MAKFQLSLPIISDELLQEIFLRSSAKAVGRCMCLNKFWHRQLRQPETCIHHMRRQKVLDQHVLFHVGYSLLLMGSDSLYIVNAASGEEVNVQHPFGVGIHGWFRIVGVSNGNICFKFSRERDNTRLLVWNLTTQCSREIFDTHRDHGRSFFPVYGFGHVPNSDAYTVIHMCKRDIADAYVFFSRYCSRRSTWFHCVDCLPGVEKIDPNSVFNNGQAYWITGTGDSYATPKSVLCYSVEDESFSEVSIPVGAIYTVHNLLTHKEKVALLAHTHNEFGYVAAIWHLNEDADGNRILEQYCRFASQSIRENPILFVDDNLLLLVNNSKERELLVNYRYRELVLTEYDIEHGTRNLLVRRAWRYLEMPHPITVRSTLKYFARMFLV is encoded by the coding sequence ATGGCTAAATTCCAACTTTCCTTGCCGATTATTTCGGATGAACTGCTACAAGAAATCTTCCTGCGTAGTAGTGCCAAAGCTGTAGGGAGATGTATGTGCTTGAATAAATTCTGGCACCGACAGCTACGCCAACCAGAGACATGCATACACCACATGCGAAGGCAAAAAGTGTTAGATCAACATGTTTTGTTTCATGTTGGATACTCACTACTGTTAATGGGTTCAGATTCACTATATATAGTGAATGCTGCTTCTGGAGAAGAAGTGAATGTTCAGCATCCTTTCGGAGTTGGCATCCATGGGTGGTTTCGTATTGTGGGAGTGTCAAACGGGAACATATGTTTCAAGTTCTCTCGTGAACGAGACAACACAAGACTTTTGGTATGGAATCTGACAACACAATGCTCTAGAGAAATTTTCGACACCCACAGGGACCACGGTAGATCGTTTTTCCCAGTATATGGTTTCGGTCATGTTCCAAACTCAGATGCATACACAGTCATACATATGTGCAAAAGGGACATAGCTGATGCCTACGTTTTTTTCTCTAGATATTGTTCAAGGCGTTCTACATGGTTTCACTGCGTTGATTGTCTCCCTGGTGTAGAAAAAATTGACCCTAACTCTGTTTTTAATAATGGTCAGGCGTATTGGATAACTGGTACAGGAGATAGCTATGCTACACCCAAGTCTGTTTTATGTTACAGTGTTGAAGATGAATCATTTAGCGAGGTGTCTATCCCTGTAGGTGCAATATATACCGTTCACAATTTACTAACCCACAAGGAAAAAGTTGCACTCCTCGCTCATACACACAACGAATTTGGTTATGTCGCAGCAATTTGGCACTTGAATGAAGACGCGGATGGAAACAGAATATTAGAGCAATACTGCAGGTTCGCGAGTCAAAGCATCAGAGAAAATCCAATACTATTCGTGGATGATAACCTACTTTTGTTGGTGAACAATTCAAAGGAAAGAGAGTTACTCGTCAATTACAGGTATAGAGAGCTTGTGTTGACAGAATATGACATCGAACATGGCACTAGAAATCTATTGGTGAGGAGAGCATGGCGATACCTAGAAATGCCACACCCGATCACAGTAAGGTCTACACTCAAGTATTTTGCAAGGATGTTTCTTGTCTAG